Proteins encoded by one window of Cloeon dipterum chromosome 2, ieCloDipt1.1, whole genome shotgun sequence:
- the LOC135937949 gene encoding little elongation complex subunit 2-like, producing MNGGRLSFPDGHADTWDEMDKIIFGDFANKERLKQLSTDPLLVSALAADDSFPDQSELILPHSIFTEDQSGSKRKGRRLLGEDHRYSAFKYKQFYKDLQTERDRFSYESPLKQHLNSPLDSRDEERHELHLREMPRVSMMSTGKQKMYIRLKAKLGKTKEHDEEKNKLFKVLHRVVQKEQRDYVSFCLRQAKYVKTIDYEAVLPGLITYIERALFHRQHSVPADYDALYHLHSAIDFDVPFKKEIVLQPEMLLLALGQVPYTDMSSNFYHGASLEEFGRNLEFLLPSNDQLGHRSKEQNGPCVYKTPVSCDPNALHFAAETEAEIVTCSSVMELLTDVHPYSLHNSATRRDIPVMVKLMQQTDGTTKKVVFLDKALPPLEMTLYDKKIWACRRAVRELFASWDVNVYRFDDSNDGGRSNVAASNDNTICDDVEMQDEDSESECFPLPPPPNQNVTYGLYSLCSSDGEGRKINLVVRSSYHAYEMKNGRDKPSFLHLSVKLEHQPEYGAQCTTISEISREWMALKLRKGAALARVRVDAKTLKVIQVEKKSMKAVQQECRVRGMSIEGRAASLHHTFSKLSKLEPGSYLLQLIPIEGLARLLEHDTSGTNLRGGSYFNLHLHFRRANHLIGPMSHVPYSLIDPLVATPYHTRNERIPATFLPKCEVAKTPPAESLPGTSYQTVPTLADMEVEPDQDADLDVSDSESLVEWMADTETRSIAKQLEEELVEDKSEKQGTFLMPNREDPDIMRIIMEMQVQSPMSALCSTKAGSSVAPSFIA from the exons ATGAACGGGGGAAGGCTGTCCTTTCCTGACGGCCATGCGGACACCTGGGACGAAATGGACAAGATCATCTTTGGTGACTTCGCCAACAA AGAGCGATTGAAGCAGCTGAGCACGGATCCATTACTCGTGTCTGCACTGGCTGCGGATGATTCATTTCCCGACCAGAGTGAGTTAATTCTGCCCCATTCGATTTTCACTGAGGACCAAAGTGGCAGCAAACGGAAAGGCAGGAGGCTGTTGGGCGAGGATCACCGTTACAGCGCCTTCAAATACAAGCAGTTTTACAAGGATCTTCAGACAGAAAGG GACCGATTCTCGTATGAATCGCCTCTGAAACAGCATTTGAATAGCCCACTGGACAGCCGAGATGAAGAGAGGCATGAGCTGCACCTTCGGGAGATGCCGCGAGTGTCCATGATGTCGACTGGCAAACAGAAAATGTACATCAGACTGAAGGCCAAGCTTGGCAAGACGAAAGAGCATGATGAGGAAAAGAACAAACTCTTTAAG GTACTCCATCGTGTTGTGCAGAAGGAGCAGAGGGACTATGTGTCATTCTGTTTGCGACAGGCAAAGTATGTAAAGACCATTGATTACGAAGCTGTTTTGCCAGGATTGATCACCTACATTGAACGAGCCCTGTTT CACCGGCAACATAGTGTTCCAGCTGATTATGATGCCCTGTATCACCTTCACTCAGCCATTGACTTTGACGTGCCTTTCAAGAAGGAAATAGTGCTGCAGCCTGAAATGCTGCTTTTGGCCCTG GGGCAAGTACCATACACTGACATGTCAAGCAATTTCTACCATGGAGCGTCATTGGAGGAATTTGGCCGCAATTTGGAGTTCTTGTTGCCTTCCAATGACCAGCTTGGGCACAGGTCAAAGGAACAAAATGGGCCTTGCGTTTACAAAACTCCAG TGAGTTGTGATCCAAACGCGTTGCATTTTGCTGCGGAGACCGAAGCAGAAATTGTGACGTGTTCGAGCGTCATGGAGCTGCTCACTGATGTGCACCCATACTCTTTGCATAATTCAGCCACCCGCAGAGACATACCAGTGATGGTCAAGCTAATGCAGC AGACTGATGGTACAACAAAAAAGGTTGTTTTCCTGGACAAGGCGCTGCCTCCACTAGAAATGACTTTGTACGATAAGAAAATCTGGGCTTGCAGAAGAGCTGTCAGAGAGCTGTTTGCATCTTGGGACGTCAATGTTTACAG ATTTGATGACTCAAATGATGGCGGAAGGAGCAATGTTGCAGCGTCAAATGACAATACAATATGCGACGACGTTGAAATGCAGGATGAGGACAGCGAGAGTGAGTGCTTCCCCCTGCCGCCACCTCCAAACCAAAACGTCACCTATGGATTGTACAGTCTGTGCTCTAGTGACGGAGAAGGCCGGAAAATCAACCTGGTTGTCAGGTCTAGTTACCACGCGTACGAG ATGAAGAATGGCAGGGACAAGCCTAGCTTCTTGCATTTGTCTGTGAAGCTGGAGCATCAGCCTGAGTATGGCGCGCAGTGCACCACCATCAGCGAAATTTCAAGAGAGTGGATGGCTTTGAAGCTGAGAAAAGGAGCCGCACTCGCCAGAG tgcGTGTTGATGCCAAAACGCTGAAGGTGATCCAGGTGGAGAAGAAGTCGATGAAGGCTGTGCAGCAGGAGTGCCGCGTGCGAGGCATGAGTATCGAGGGCAGAGCCGCTTCGCTGCACCACACCTTCAGCAAGCTGTCCAAACTTGAGCCTGGCAGCTACCTGTTGCAGTTGATTCCGATTGAGGGCTTGGCGCGCTTGCTGGAACATGACACCTCGGGGACTAACCTCCGTGG TGGCAGTTACTTCAACTTGCACCTGCACTTCCGAAGAGCAAACCACCTGATTGGGCCGATGAGCCACGTGCCATACTCACTGATTGATCCTTTAGTGGCCACTCCATATCACACCAGGAATGAAAGGATCCCGGCCACATTTCTTCCAAAATGCGAGGTGGCCAAAACCCCACCAGCTGAATCTCTTCctgg AACCAGTTACCAAACTGTTCCAACTCTGGCTGATATGGAGGTAGAACCTGATCAAGACGCCGATCTTGATGTAAGCGACAGTGAGAGTCTGGTTGAGTGGATGGCCGATACGGAAACAAGAAGCATCGCCAAGCAGCTTGAGGAGGAATTGGTCGAGGACAAAAGCGAGAAGCAGGGAACGTTCTTGATGCCCAACAGGGAGGACCCAGACATCATGCGCATCATCATGGAAATGCAGGTGCAGTCTCCCATGTCTGCGCTCTGTTCCACCAAGGCGGGGAGCAGTGTCGCGCCTTCCTTCATTGCCTAa